The region CTGAATCAAAGAAAACACCAAAAGAGAAGCGTTCCCAGTGTTCTAGCAACCAACGAAGCTGCAACATTCCCATGAAAGGTACTGCTGCAGTCGAAAGTTGGTAGTAATGGTAAAAGGACTGGAAAATAACAAATGAAAATAGCCCCGCCACCAGGTAGGGCCATATGGGCTTTCTAATCATCGTGCTTTCTCCTTCCCAATATCCTTCGTCACTACAGGGGTGGTTCCCTTATACACCGTATGACTCTTGTAGTAGGCTATTTTGTCTTCAGGAGTCATTTCATGTGGTTTCTTCAGCACTTTTTTCGCAAACTCTTCCAATTTTTCTGGGCTTTTCGTGATATCTGCCAACATCTCTTTGAGAGCCTTTTCTACCAAGATGCGATTTTTTGTTTCAAAGAAGAGATAAGTTGCACCATCTTTTTGATGATAAGTAAAACCTATCTTATACTCCTCCAGGTAATGCTTCAACTTGGCCAAGTGGACTTCACTATTTAACAATTTCTCGACATCTTTTTTTGATTTGGTGGCCATAAAATCATTAAAACGTGTCTCCCCTTCAAAGGTTCGATTCGCTGCCTTATGTTGTTTCTTTTCATAATGGGCTTTTGCGAGGGCATACAGAGCTTGTATCGTCATCTCCAGGGTAACTTTTCCTTTCAAAGCCAGAGAATGACTGACTTTTTCTTGATCCATGTAAGACCTCCTTTATTTTGGGTAATTGGATAGTTCTGGCTTAGCAATAACCTGGAATCCGTAAGGTGCTGAAGGCTCTTCCTTTACAGTAACTACCAAGCGTTTCTGACTTCTGTTCTCACCGTCTTTCACGGCTACTACATAGGTTAGCTGATAAGTTGCTTCATCAACAATCAAGCTAGATTCCAAAATCACAGACTGCAGTTGACCTGCTTGTCTATCTATCGTTAATTGAGGAGCTACGAAATCAGCCATTTTCCCTTTATCAGAGTAAAGGACTGGTAAAAAGTAACGTGAAAAGGCATCTAGTTCCCCTGTTTTTGACTGAATGGTTTTTAGATTTGAAAGATCCTTGGATACGGCCGAGAGTTGCTTTTCTTGATGGTAAACTAGCGTAAAGGATAAGCCAGCAAGTGTCAGACTTCCTACTAGACTCAATAACACCAAAACTCTTCCTAAATACACCCAAAAAGAGCGTTTAGAAGAGGGTCGAGGTTTGGGAGTTTCATGTTTCAAGGAAGAGGCTTCAGTTTTCTCTTCAGGAGCCTTCTCTAGATCTTTTGTTTTCGTCTGGCGCTTAAAGAAAGAGGGTTTTACTTCTTTTGCTGCAGCCTCCTGGTTATTCAACGTACCAGGCTTCAGGAAGAGGCTGTCTGCGATTCCCTCAAACGGCAAATAGATATCTTCTTGGTAGATCACTACATTCTTTTTATCTAGTTCCTCTACCAATAAAACGGCCTCTGCCTCCTCATGCTTAACCTTGGCATTTTCTCGCTCCAGCGCTTGATACACAAGGTCTCGATTCTTATACGTTGTGGTCTTGTTTTGTGTCAGATTGGTTAAACGGTACATGTTTTTCAGCTCCTTTCAATTTTCCTTCAGCAAGAGCTGTTTCAATATCAGCCCAGGTTAAATTATGTTTGGCCAAGTAGTTTGATCGTTCCTCATGTTTGGCCAGAATGATTTGAGTTTCTAGCTGCTGCAGTTTCTCTTCTTCCTTCTTGGCCTTGGTCATATAGTCAGCTAAGCGGTCTTCCGCTTTCTGTTTTTGTTTTTCCAAAGTTTCTAATTTTGTCATTGTTCCTTTTTCCCTTCTGTACTTTGTGTTTGGTTAGTGATTGGTTTGTTTAACGATGGAATACTCGCCTTTTCGCTGGCGTTCAAGCTGTCCACAATCAAAATAGGGTCAATATGATTTACCAGGTATTTCCCATCTTGCTTGCTGAAGCGAATCCGTATGGTTCTTGAAGATCCTACGTTTGTTTGGGCGTTAGTATAATCATACTTCTTCTGTAACTGTGTCTGAGTGTATCTCACTTGAGCTAGGACAACATTATTTTCTTGATCGATGTAGATGGTAGAAGACTTCATCTGTGTATCCACTACATAGCCCTTATAGGTTTGTACCGTTGGTTCTTCTTCAGAGTTCACTTCCTGATTGTAAGCAGCTTCTGTCATATAGGGCAAATAGCGATTTCTATTTTCTCCAAGATCCTGCTTATTGAAGTAAGCCGTCAAGAATTCCTTTACATATTCTTGCGTTAGTTCGCTTCCCTCTGCTTTGGTTTCTTGTTGCGTTGTTTCAGCTTCCTGTTTAGCTTTCTTTTGCGCTGAGGTTGCTGCACCAATCCAGAATACGAATCCTAGAACTAACACAACTCCTATAAGGATTCCTCCTATTTTAAGGAGTTTCAATTTCTCCATATCTATCATTTTCATGATTTACCTTCTTTCTTTTTTAATTCGGTGTCGCAAATGTATAGTAGTAAGCTGGATATAGGACAGAAAAATGTACCTTATCCTGTACTCCTTGGATATTACATTCTGAAACGAGGAATGAACCGTCTGGATTCACAGCTTCCACAATCGCAACATGGCCGTATACATCTGGTGTCCCACCAAATCCACCTACTACTGATACAACAGCTCCTTTTGTTGGAGTTGTACTATACCGCCATCCTTTTGCGACTAGGCTTGCCACCCAATCCTGACCATTACCAAGGTAACCATAAGCTCCTGATAAGTCTGTAATCGTTCCTAGTTCAACTAAACGATTATAGGCATACCAAGTACATTGTCCCACTTCATAACCGCTTCCTTGTTGTGTAGTCATAGAAGCCTGTGTTGGAGGGTGTTCCACTTTTGACTTATACTCTTCAGGGAAATTCCAGGAAGACGCTAACGCTCCACCTCCTCGAACTTGTTGAGTAAGAAAAGCGTGGATCTGCTTAGCGTTATTTTGGCGCTCTAGGACCTTGTCTCCAGAGTTCCCTTCCCAGTTAACCAGGAACCGCTCTGTAAGTGTCTCCACGTCTTCTGTGCTAGTTAGAATCGATGTCAATTCAGTGATATAGTAAGGAGTATCCCCCTCCAACATAAAATCTAACTGCAGTTCTAAATCGTACCACTTTTTATCTTTTGATTTTGCATAATTCAATAATAGAGTATGCCTAGTAGAACCATCTGCTGTATCTGTCCACTGACCTAATCCTAAACCTCGATGAAGAATATTTGGATACCCACCATCATAGATAGCAGGTCCCCCTATAGATAACCAGGACTCATCATCCCAGGAAGAAGAATCAGCCCCTACTGGTGGGCTAAGATAATCTCCTTCAGCACGTTTAGGATTGATATTGCTTTCAGTCGCAAAGTTCCCAAGCATGGCTGCCAAACCATTATCTGTTAGCCCTGGTACCTTTTGCTTCAAGTAGTCTTTTATTGCTCGTGATTTTTGCCCCAAATCACCGTCAAGTGTAGTAATGACTGAGGTTGTCTGATTGTAGATGACAGATTGAAAGTAAAAGCCCGGATTGACTGATGTCCACTTTTCTTTCTTATCCTTTGTCTCTTTTTCCTCCAATTTTTGATACTGGATGACCTGGTAACCATTTGACGTTACCTTCCCAACCTCGTCTCCAACTTTGACCTGATCACCATCAGAAACACGGATATTTCCTACCTCTTCATAAGTAAAGATGGCTTTATCTGTTTTGATGGATACAGTCGTATCATCTGTCACACTGACTTTACCCTCAAGAGGAGCTCTTATAGCTTGCCCTGTTGAAGCTTTTAGTTGTGTTTTCTCATAGATTTCACTCTTAGAGGTATAACCAAACCGCTTCAGGATAACTAGAGGAGCTTGATAAGAAGGGTCGTCCTCCTGGTAAAAGGGGTTAGCTAGTTCTTGATAAGAGGGGTACCGACCAACCTCTTTAGTCAACTCCTCTAGCTCTTTATACTCTTCTAACTCGCTATCACTCAACTTAGCCCACTTGAGATCTGACGAGGAACCATATAAATCAGCCATCTTTTTCAAATTATGAGGATTATCATTCAAATGATTCCAAAGGTCATTCAAGGCATCCGAATAGTGATTGAAACCTAACGTCCCAGCCCATTCTCCACCAGTTCCCTCATTCCAGTTACTTTCTGGTTTCCACTCACTACCGTAGCGAAAATTCATGAAAAAGAGCATATCATCGATGTTCGTCCAATAGTCAACCTTATCATTTGACTTCTCTCGATCTCGTTTACTGATCTGAAGCCAGGACTTATTCAGGTCAAATTCATTTTGTTGGACAGGACCACCGCCTCCAAATATGGCCATAAATATCCCTAAAACAGCAAAGATGAAGAACATCAAGAAATAGGACTTAACTGCTAATGGATTGGATAGGATGGAACGTAGAGGCTTTGTCGCAACCTTCAAAACCTTCCCTGTACCTCTTGATACCTTCCCAAATTTTGAACGAGCTATCCGATTCCTAGTCTGTTTCATCTTTTTGCTGAGTTTTCCTTCCCAGGAGAACTCTCTAGGTGTTCGAGTATACCCTCGCCCTCTGATGAAATTATAGCTTCTATTGAGCTGTCCATAGCTGTGCTTGATAGAGTACTTAGACAGATTTCCTGCAGCCTTCGTTGCTCTTTTAGATGCGTTTAACTGATACTTGAACTGACGTATATTCTGCCTCGCCTGAACCCAGTCTCCAAGAATCTCATTATCTCTGACTGTCTTCTCAACGTCGTGTCTCGCTTTCATTCGAGTGCTTTGTTTTGTTCGTCTCTTTATACGATTGGGAATATAGCTGTCATCAGCTTTTTTAGCTCGTTTATAGAGCGTTGTTGCAATTTGTTTTTCCAACTTTGCTCGATCACGTTGTTGCTTAAAGAAAAGACCTCTAGCTGTTGCTTGAGGTCCTTTGTGTAGTTTATAATCTTTGTTCGCTAAGCGATAATTCTTCTTAGCTTCTTTAAATGCAACTTTTGAGTTTAAACGTGCTTCTTTAGGATTTTTTTCTGCATTCTGGGAGGATCCTTCTTTGATTCTCCGCTTACGCTCCTGTTTTAATTGATTGGGATCACTTTCAAACAAAAGAAATCACCTCTCTTTCTATTTTTTTAACCATCTGTCGCAACCAATTGATACAGTTTGGTATCTTTAGGGATAGGATTTTCAAATGGGACAATGGTATCTCCAGCGACAATCAAACCAGTACCCTTTGCTTTTGGCCGCAAGACAAATCGCTCTAGTGAAGGCGTAAGAGGGATAACCTGCTCCAGGGCTTCCAGGTCTGTTCGTTTCAGCTTCAGGAGGGCTAGAAACTCACAGTTTGCGACTAGCTTTCTACCTTCTTCTGTAGATAAAACAGTCTCTGGGTTCTGGGTAATCCCTGTTGGGATGGCTCCATATTTACGAATACGTGAGTACAGTTCTGTAAAGAAGGTTGCCTGAAGTTTATTCTTGAAGTAGAGCTGCAACTCATCAAAATACAACCATGTAATGGTTTTACCTTGGTTATTGACTACCTGGTTCCAGATAAAGTCCTGAATCACCAGGAGGGCAAATGGCTTCAATTTACCACTCAACTGCTTGAGATTGAAGATAATAAAGCGACTATTCATATTGACGTTTGTAGGGTGTGCAAAGATATCATTTGATCCAACAGTATAAGGTTCTGCCTTCAGCGCCAGATCCTTAGCAACGGCTTCAGGTTGACGTTCCAAAACCGCTTGCCAATCCTTAAAGGTTGGTTTTTCAAATTCCTCATAGGTCTGTCTCGTTACACGGTCAATCATCGCAAATTCATCGTCTGATACTTCAGAGAATATATTCTCAAACAGGGTTGATAAGAGGTTTGATTTTTGGCCAATCGGATCACTATCTTCTGCTTGCAGTTTATCCTTATCAG is a window of Streptococcus mitis DNA encoding:
- a CDS encoding phage tail tip lysozyme — translated: MFESDPNQLKQERKRRIKEGSSQNAEKNPKEARLNSKVAFKEAKKNYRLANKDYKLHKGPQATARGLFFKQQRDRAKLEKQIATTLYKRAKKADDSYIPNRIKRRTKQSTRMKARHDVEKTVRDNEILGDWVQARQNIRQFKYQLNASKRATKAAGNLSKYSIKHSYGQLNRSYNFIRGRGYTRTPREFSWEGKLSKKMKQTRNRIARSKFGKVSRGTGKVLKVATKPLRSILSNPLAVKSYFLMFFIFAVLGIFMAIFGGGGPVQQNEFDLNKSWLQISKRDREKSNDKVDYWTNIDDMLFFMNFRYGSEWKPESNWNEGTGGEWAGTLGFNHYSDALNDLWNHLNDNPHNLKKMADLYGSSSDLKWAKLSDSELEEYKELEELTKEVGRYPSYQELANPFYQEDDPSYQAPLVILKRFGYTSKSEIYEKTQLKASTGQAIRAPLEGKVSVTDDTTVSIKTDKAIFTYEEVGNIRVSDGDQVKVGDEVGKVTSNGYQVIQYQKLEEKETKDKKEKWTSVNPGFYFQSVIYNQTTSVITTLDGDLGQKSRAIKDYLKQKVPGLTDNGLAAMLGNFATESNINPKRAEGDYLSPPVGADSSSWDDESWLSIGGPAIYDGGYPNILHRGLGLGQWTDTADGSTRHTLLLNYAKSKDKKWYDLELQLDFMLEGDTPYYITELTSILTSTEDVETLTERFLVNWEGNSGDKVLERQNNAKQIHAFLTQQVRGGGALASSWNFPEEYKSKVEHPPTQASMTTQQGSGYEVGQCTWYAYNRLVELGTITDLSGAYGYLGNGQDWVASLVAKGWRYSTTPTKGAVVSVVGGFGGTPDVYGHVAIVEAVNPDGSFLVSECNIQGVQDKVHFSVLYPAYYYTFATPN